The following coding sequences are from one Augochlora pura isolate Apur16 chromosome 6, APUR_v2.2.1, whole genome shotgun sequence window:
- the Prdm13 gene encoding PR/SET domain 13, which yields MEPANRNMYPPIVTDDALMMRIEVLERTTLPHPFVERPIVRAATILRRDSSTETIDVNRLCQKTTSVIQYVEIADADGRLYCVDGLVSTPCWLKIVTLAKDCQSCNVILMATDKGVILRTIRIISPGEPLLMWFTENILAMLEMPFLTPSNIQDQNRYVCHMCHSLFEYPNHLKLHIALQCNRLDSNHLWSLLAKMFSISPRSSLSLNLFPQSTFRFELTRSQQSSPNRISPILSESMDSTPSLTNNSPSSSNQESPSSSYEPSPNSSYTQVSPSSSSQLSPISKELSFRNSAFRPYINHTSVFPNAGTAVREDTASASFNAQPNTAAATTDAHAAQMETIVSNLGKSKQGHLCLYCGKIYSRKYGLKIHIRTHTGYKPLKCKYCLRPFGDPSNLNKHVRLHADGETPYRCDLCGKVLVRRRDLERHMKSRHQENVDQTSDSSSEGIEV from the exons atggaacctGCGAACAGGAATATGTATCCACCGATCGTCACCGATGACGCATTGATGATGAGAATCGAGGTGCTCGAGAGGACCACGCTGCCTCACCCTTTCGTCGAAAGACCGATCGTCAGGGCTGCGACCATCCTGCGCAGAGATTCCTCCACCGAGACCATTGACGTTAATAGACTGTGTCAGAAAACCACGTCAGTGATTCAATAT GTCGAAATCGCAGACGCCGATGGCCGCCTCTATTGCGTGGACGGTCTAGTCAGCACGCCATGTTGGTTGAAGATCGTCACCCTAGCCAAGGACTGTCAGAGCTGCAACGTTATATTGATGGCCACCGACAAAGGAGTGATCTTGAGAACCATCAGAATCATCAGTCCAGGTGAACCGCTATTGATGTGGTTCACGGAGAACATCCTAGCTATGCTTGAGATGCCATTCCTCACCCCATCAAACATTCAAG ATCAAAACCGTTATGTTTGTCACATGTGTCACAGCCTTTTCGAGTATCCGAACCATCTGAAGCTTCATATAGCATTACAGTGCAACCGATTGGACAGTAACCATCTCTGGTCGTTGCTCGCGAAGATGTTCTCTATCTCGCCAAGAAGCAGCCTGTCCCTAAATCTCTTTCCCCAGTCGACGTTCAGGTTCGAGCTGACCAGATCGCAGCAGTCATCTCCCAACAGGATATCCCCGATCCTGAGCGAAAGCATGGACTCCACTCCTTCGTTGACGAACAACTCGCCCAGCTCTTCGAACCAGGAATCGCCGTCGTCCTCCTATGAACCATCCCCTAACTCGTCGTACACGCAGGTCTCGCCAAGCTCTTCTTCTCAGCTGTCGCCGATAAGCAAGGAGCTGAGCTTCCGAAATTCTGCGTTCAGACCCTACATAAACCACACCAGCGTGTTCCCCAATGCCGGTACCGCAGTCAGAGAGGACACTGCCTCGGCGTCGTTCAACGCTCAGCCGAACACAGCAGCGGCGACGACGGACGCCCACGCTGCTCAGATGGAAACGATCGTTAGCAATTTGGGCAAGTCGAAGCAGGGTCACCTGTGCCTTTATTGCGGCAAGATATATTCGAGGAAGTACGGGCTGAAGATACACATCAG AACCCACACGGGTTATAAACCGTTGAAGTGCAAGTATTGTTTGCGACCGTTTGGAGATCCGAGCAACTTGAACAAGCACGTTAGGCTGCATGCGGACGGCGAGACGCCTTACAGGTGCGACCTCTGCGGTAAGGTGCTCGTGAGGAGGAGAGACCTCGAGAGACACATGAAGTCGAGGCACCAGGAAAACGTAGACCAGACATCGGACTCCTCGTCGGAAGGAATCGAGGTTTGA